The proteins below are encoded in one region of Bacillus vallismortis:
- a CDS encoding MotE family protein: protein MSGKKKESGKSRSVLLIIILPLMFLLIAAGIVLWAAGVNVLKPVQEAAAKTPVLKELVPETENKKDTASSKDSSNTAALEKTIKDQKSEISILNKDLETSKSEIDRLNQKIRSLEKTAEDQKKSSDDTEETTSSNSSKDDKVISVYKSMDSGKAAKIIAQLNEQEALKILNGLSKKQLADILAKMTPEQAATYTEKIAASQE, encoded by the coding sequence ATGTCAGGCAAAAAGAAAGAATCAGGTAAGTCCCGTTCGGTTTTGCTTATCATTATCCTTCCGCTGATGTTTCTTCTCATCGCAGCGGGAATTGTTCTTTGGGCTGCTGGTGTGAATGTTTTAAAGCCGGTACAGGAAGCAGCGGCAAAAACGCCGGTTCTTAAAGAATTGGTTCCTGAAACCGAAAATAAAAAAGACACAGCGTCAAGCAAGGATAGCAGTAATACGGCAGCTCTGGAAAAGACCATTAAGGACCAAAAAAGTGAAATCAGCATATTGAATAAAGATTTAGAAACGAGTAAATCTGAAATCGACAGGCTCAACCAAAAGATACGTTCTCTTGAAAAGACGGCGGAGGATCAAAAAAAATCATCAGATGATACTGAAGAAACTACGAGTTCGAATTCTTCTAAGGATGACAAAGTCATCAGTGTATATAAGAGCATGGATAGCGGAAAGGCTGCTAAAATTATTGCCCAATTAAATGAGCAGGAAGCGCTAAAAATATTGAATGGCCTAAGCAAAAAGCAGCTTGCCGACATATTGGCGAAAATGACTCCTGAGCAAGCGGCAACCTATACGGAAAAAATTGCTGCCAGCCAAGAATAG
- the fliJ gene encoding flagellar export protein FliJ: MAYQFRFQKLLELKENEKDQSLSEYQQSVSEFENVAEKLYENMNKKELLEQNKEEKLKSGMSVQEMRHYQQFVSNLDNTIYHYQKLVIMKRNQMNQKQEILTEKNIEVKKFEKMREKQFKMFALEDKAAEMKEMDDISIKQFMIQGH; this comes from the coding sequence GTGGCCTATCAATTTAGATTCCAAAAGCTGCTGGAACTAAAAGAAAATGAGAAAGATCAATCCTTATCTGAGTATCAGCAATCCGTTTCTGAATTTGAAAATGTTGCTGAGAAATTATATGAGAATATGAACAAAAAGGAACTGCTCGAACAAAATAAGGAAGAGAAATTGAAAAGCGGCATGAGTGTACAAGAAATGAGACATTACCAGCAATTTGTGTCAAATCTTGATAACACGATTTATCATTATCAAAAGCTTGTCATTATGAAACGAAATCAAATGAATCAAAAACAAGAAATTTTGACAGAGAAAAATATTGAAGTAAAAAAGTTTGAAAAAATGCGTGAAAAACAGTTTAAAATGTTTGCACTTGAAGACAAAGCTGCAGAGATGAAAGAAATGGATGACATTTCGATCAAGCAGTTTATGATTCAAGGCCATTAG
- the fliI gene encoding flagellar protein export ATPase FliI translates to MKTQSLIDCIEMTDSYKRYGKVKRVIGLMIESKGPASSIGDVCLIYAKGQSGKVIKAEVVGFQEENILLMPYLEAASIAPGSIVEATGESLRVKVGAGLIGQVIDAFGEPLDGKLLPKGLSPVSTEQSPPNPMKRPPIREKMGVGVRSIDSLLTVGKGQRIGIFAGSGVGKSTLMGMIAKQTEADLNVIALVGERGREVREFIEKDLGEEGLKRSIVVVATSDQPALMRLKAAYTATAIAEYFRDKGQNVMFMMDSVTRVAMAQREIGLAAGEPPTTKGYTPSVFAILPRLLERTGANEHGTITAFYTVLVDGDDMNEPIADTVRGILDGHIVLDRALANKGQFPAVNVLKSISRVMSNISTRQHLNAANKFRELLSTYQNSEDLINIGAYKRGSSREIDEAIQFYPQLIQFLKQGTDEAALLEESIAALTSLTGNEE, encoded by the coding sequence ATGAAGACACAGAGTCTGATAGATTGTATAGAAATGACGGACTCGTATAAACGGTATGGCAAAGTCAAACGGGTAATCGGCCTGATGATTGAATCAAAAGGGCCTGCAAGCTCAATTGGAGACGTGTGCCTGATTTATGCAAAAGGGCAATCAGGTAAAGTCATTAAAGCTGAAGTAGTCGGCTTTCAGGAAGAAAATATTTTGCTTATGCCTTATTTAGAGGCAGCAAGCATTGCGCCTGGCAGTATTGTAGAAGCCACTGGTGAATCTCTTCGGGTTAAAGTCGGAGCCGGACTGATCGGACAAGTCATCGATGCATTTGGTGAGCCGCTTGATGGAAAACTCCTGCCGAAAGGGCTTTCGCCTGTATCGACTGAGCAATCACCGCCCAATCCGATGAAGCGGCCTCCTATTCGAGAAAAGATGGGCGTCGGTGTCAGGTCAATTGACAGCTTGCTGACAGTCGGTAAAGGACAGAGGATTGGTATTTTTGCAGGAAGCGGTGTCGGAAAAAGCACATTAATGGGGATGATCGCCAAGCAGACAGAGGCTGACTTAAATGTCATTGCACTTGTCGGAGAACGCGGGCGAGAGGTTCGTGAATTTATTGAAAAAGATCTTGGGGAAGAGGGGCTGAAACGATCGATTGTAGTTGTTGCCACCTCAGATCAGCCGGCATTAATGAGATTAAAAGCGGCATATACAGCAACTGCAATTGCTGAGTATTTCCGTGATAAAGGCCAAAATGTCATGTTTATGATGGATTCAGTCACTAGGGTGGCAATGGCGCAGCGTGAGATTGGACTGGCTGCCGGCGAGCCACCGACGACAAAGGGTTATACACCTTCTGTGTTCGCTATTTTACCTCGTTTATTAGAACGAACCGGTGCAAACGAGCACGGAACCATTACGGCGTTTTATACAGTATTGGTAGATGGCGATGACATGAATGAGCCGATTGCTGATACCGTTCGCGGGATTTTAGACGGGCATATTGTGTTGGACAGGGCGCTTGCGAATAAAGGTCAGTTTCCAGCAGTTAATGTACTAAAGAGCATCAGCAGGGTGATGTCTAACATATCGACAAGGCAACACTTGAATGCAGCAAACAAATTTCGTGAGCTTTTATCGACTTATCAAAATTCGGAAGATCTTATTAATATCGGAGCTTATAAACGAGGATCCTCAAGAGAAATCGATGAAGCAATACAATTTTATCCGCAGCTTATTCAATTTTTAAAGCAGGGAACAGACGAAGCGGCATTATTGGAAGAAAGCATTGCTGCATTAACTAGTTTGACAGGAAATGAGGAATAA
- the fliH gene encoding flagellar assembly protein FliH, with translation MSNIIKQESSFSPQKERRKLSIQEVHIDHSHLLQAEEDPEALIARVKEEADRISEQANSHIENIRRQIEQEKNNWADEKQKLIEEAKAEGFEQGMALGRAEAIEQYTELLGQANSITEMSRKAVEDKLEDASEEIVELAVALAKKVWQQKSDDKEAFLLLVKQVVNEVKEYDDISIYVDPHYYETVFQQKDEIMQLLYKECRLGIYADEKAQKGSCYIETPFGRVDASVDTQLMQLKEKLLTALEAGAAE, from the coding sequence TTGTCTAATATCATTAAACAAGAATCATCTTTTTCTCCACAAAAGGAAAGAAGAAAACTCTCTATACAAGAGGTGCATATCGATCATTCTCACCTTTTGCAGGCTGAAGAGGACCCAGAAGCGCTTATAGCACGGGTGAAAGAGGAAGCTGATCGGATTTCTGAGCAGGCCAACAGCCATATAGAAAATATTCGACGTCAAATTGAACAGGAAAAAAATAATTGGGCGGATGAAAAACAGAAGCTGATTGAGGAAGCAAAAGCTGAGGGCTTTGAACAAGGCATGGCATTAGGTAGAGCTGAAGCAATTGAACAGTATACCGAACTGCTTGGCCAAGCGAACAGCATAACTGAAATGTCCAGAAAAGCCGTAGAGGATAAGCTTGAAGACGCTTCTGAAGAAATCGTTGAGCTTGCCGTTGCACTAGCTAAAAAAGTGTGGCAGCAAAAATCTGATGATAAAGAAGCCTTTCTCTTGCTTGTGAAACAGGTCGTAAACGAAGTAAAGGAATATGACGATATATCAATATATGTGGATCCGCATTACTATGAGACAGTTTTTCAGCAAAAAGATGAAATCATGCAGCTTCTTTATAAAGAATGCCGGCTTGGCATATATGCTGATGAAAAAGCTCAAAAAGGATCATGTTATATAGAAACTCCTTTTGGCAGAGTAGATGCGAGTGTTGACACTCAATTAATGCAATTGAAAGAAAAACTTCTGACAGCGCTGGAAGCGGGTGCAGCTGAATGA
- the fliG gene encoding flagellar motor switch protein FliG: protein MARRDQDKLTGKQKAAILMISLGLDVSASVYKHLTDEEIERLTLEISGVRSVDHQKKDEIIEEFHSIAIAQDYISQGGLSYARQVLEKALGENKAENILNRLTSSLQVKPFDFARKAGPEQILNFIQHEHPQTMALILSYLDPVQAGQILSELNPEVQAEVARRIAVMDRTSPEIINEVEQILEQKLSSAFTQDYTQTGGVEAVVEVLNGVDRGTEKTILDSLEIQDPDLAEEIKKRMFVFEDIVTLDNRAIQRVIRDVENDDLLLSLKVASEEVKEIVFNNMSQRMVETFKEEMEFMGPVRLKDVEEAQSRIVSIVRKLEEAGEIVIARGGGDDIIV from the coding sequence ATGGCGAGACGTGATCAAGATAAGCTTACAGGAAAACAAAAAGCAGCCATTCTCATGATTTCCTTGGGGTTAGATGTGTCAGCTTCTGTATATAAGCACTTAACCGATGAAGAAATTGAAAGGCTTACCCTGGAGATATCAGGGGTTCGAAGTGTCGATCATCAAAAAAAGGATGAAATTATAGAAGAATTTCATAGTATAGCCATTGCGCAAGATTATATTTCTCAAGGAGGCCTAAGCTATGCGAGACAAGTTCTTGAGAAGGCGCTTGGAGAGAATAAGGCGGAAAACATTTTAAACAGGCTGACTTCTTCTTTACAGGTGAAACCATTTGATTTTGCCAGAAAAGCAGGGCCTGAACAAATTTTGAATTTTATCCAGCATGAGCACCCTCAGACGATGGCTTTAATTTTGTCTTATTTAGATCCTGTGCAAGCCGGACAAATTTTATCCGAGCTGAATCCTGAAGTGCAGGCTGAGGTCGCGAGAAGAATTGCTGTTATGGATAGAACGTCACCGGAGATTATCAATGAGGTAGAACAGATTCTAGAACAAAAATTATCCTCTGCATTTACTCAGGATTATACACAAACAGGCGGAGTTGAAGCTGTTGTGGAAGTCTTAAACGGGGTAGATAGAGGAACAGAGAAGACCATCTTGGATTCATTGGAAATTCAGGATCCTGATCTTGCTGAAGAAATTAAAAAGCGGATGTTTGTCTTCGAAGACATTGTTACACTTGATAACCGCGCGATTCAGAGAGTCATTCGCGACGTTGAAAATGACGATTTGCTCCTTTCACTAAAAGTTGCAAGCGAAGAAGTCAAAGAAATTGTATTCAACAATATGTCACAGCGTATGGTTGAAACCTTCAAAGAAGAAATGGAATTTATGGGCCCTGTACGCTTGAAAGATGTGGAAGAAGCTCAGTCTAGAATTGTAAGCATCGTCAGAAAGCTTGAAGAGGCCGGTGAAATTGTAATAGCAAGAGGCGGAGGGGACGATATTATTGTCTAA
- the fliF gene encoding flagellar basal-body MS-ring/collar protein FliF → MNRTLMQMKNKTSEFWKNRSKLQKIFMISALAAIIIIGIIISVFASSSKMAPLYKDLSAEEAGHIKEELDAKKVPNELSNGGTVISVPEDQVDSLKVQLAAEGLPKTGSIDYSFFGQNAGFGLTDNEFDMVKVKATQTELSNLINEMDGIKNSKVMINLPKDAVFVGEEQSAASASIVLQVQPGYTLNQSQVNGLYHLVSKSVPNLKEDNIVIMDQNSTYYDKSDSDAGSYADSYSSQQGIKSQVEKDIQKHVQTLLGTMMGQDKVVVSVTADIDFTKENRTENIVEPVDKENMAGIAVSAEKVSETYQGNGAANGGVAGTGEDDVTNYEADGENTEGGGYEKSSEKINYEVNRIHKEIAESPYKVRDLGIQVMVEPPDAKDVASLSAERQEDIQKILSTVVRTSIDKDAQEQELTDEDINNKIVLSVQPFDGKVNMDAGTEEASGIPIWVYIAGGILIAAIIVLIIMLVRKKRAQEDEFEEYEYEVPQEPINLPDINEEENETEETVRRKQLEKMAKDKPEDFAKLLRSWLAED, encoded by the coding sequence ATGAATCGTACTCTAATGCAAATGAAAAACAAAACGAGTGAGTTTTGGAAAAATAGATCTAAATTACAAAAGATATTCATGATTAGTGCTTTAGCGGCAATTATTATTATTGGTATTATTATCAGTGTTTTTGCTTCTAGTTCAAAAATGGCGCCGCTGTACAAAGATTTGTCTGCCGAAGAAGCGGGGCACATCAAAGAAGAGCTTGACGCGAAAAAAGTGCCAAACGAACTTTCAAACGGCGGAACAGTGATAAGCGTTCCGGAGGATCAGGTTGATTCATTGAAAGTGCAGCTGGCTGCAGAAGGACTTCCCAAAACCGGATCAATTGATTATTCATTTTTTGGACAGAATGCCGGCTTTGGTTTGACAGACAATGAGTTTGATATGGTCAAAGTGAAAGCGACACAGACAGAACTGTCGAATTTGATCAATGAAATGGACGGTATTAAAAATTCAAAAGTAATGATTAACCTTCCGAAAGACGCTGTGTTTGTCGGTGAGGAGCAATCTGCGGCATCCGCATCAATCGTGCTGCAGGTACAACCGGGCTATACGCTTAATCAAAGCCAGGTCAACGGACTGTATCATCTGGTGTCGAAAAGTGTGCCGAACCTAAAAGAAGATAACATCGTCATCATGGACCAGAATTCTACATACTACGACAAATCAGACAGCGATGCAGGGTCCTACGCGGATAGTTATTCTTCACAGCAGGGAATTAAATCTCAAGTCGAAAAAGACATTCAAAAGCATGTTCAGACATTGCTCGGTACGATGATGGGACAAGATAAAGTCGTTGTTTCCGTTACAGCAGACATTGATTTCACAAAAGAAAATCGCACAGAAAACATTGTCGAACCTGTTGATAAAGAAAACATGGCAGGCATTGCGGTCAGCGCGGAAAAGGTATCTGAAACATACCAGGGTAACGGTGCCGCCAATGGCGGAGTCGCCGGAACCGGTGAAGATGATGTGACAAATTATGAAGCTGACGGGGAAAACACCGAAGGCGGAGGTTATGAAAAAAGCAGCGAAAAAATCAACTATGAGGTTAACCGGATCCATAAAGAAATCGCAGAAAGCCCTTATAAAGTCAGAGATTTAGGAATCCAGGTCATGGTTGAGCCGCCGGACGCTAAAGATGTCGCGTCGCTTTCAGCTGAAAGGCAAGAAGATATTCAAAAAATACTTTCAACTGTAGTCAGAACTTCTATTGATAAGGATGCACAAGAACAAGAGCTTACTGACGAGGACATCAATAATAAAATTGTCTTATCCGTTCAGCCTTTTGACGGCAAAGTAAATATGGATGCTGGTACAGAAGAAGCCTCAGGTATACCGATTTGGGTTTATATTGCAGGAGGTATTTTGATTGCTGCTATCATCGTCCTCATTATAATGCTGGTTAGAAAGAAACGGGCGCAAGAGGATGAATTTGAGGAATATGAGTATGAGGTTCCTCAAGAACCGATCAACCTGCCTGATATCAACGAAGAGGAAAATGAAACAGAGGAAACAGTCAGACGAAAACAGCTTGAAAAGATGGCGAAAGACAAGCCCGAAGATTTTGCTAAACTGCTGAGAAGCTGGCTGGCCGAGGATTAG
- the fliE gene encoding flagellar hook-basal body complex protein FliE, with translation MINAISPFQVQNTQNTQNATNQINNSQKTDSSNQTSFSELLKNSISSLNDSQVASDNMTNALAAGKDVNLDEVMIAAQKASVSLTAATEFRNKAVEAYQEIMRMQM, from the coding sequence GTGATTAATGCAATTTCTCCTTTTCAGGTTCAAAATACTCAAAACACTCAAAATGCAACAAATCAAATAAACAATAGCCAAAAAACAGATTCTTCAAATCAAACAAGCTTTTCGGAGCTTTTAAAAAACTCTATTAGTTCGTTAAATGATTCCCAAGTAGCTTCTGACAACATGACTAATGCCTTGGCTGCAGGAAAAGATGTGAATTTAGATGAGGTCATGATCGCCGCTCAAAAAGCAAGCGTCTCACTAACTGCTGCAACAGAGTTCCGCAATAAAGCTGTGGAAGCCTATCAGGAGATTATGAGAATGCAAATGTAG
- the flgC gene encoding flagellar basal body rod protein FlgC translates to MTAFHSLNVSASALTAQRVRMDVVSSNLANIDTTRAKQVNGEWVPYRRKMVSLQSKGESFSSILNSQMSGSGNAGNGVKVSKITEDGSDFNLVYDPTNPDANAEGYVQKPNVDPLKEMVDLVSSTRSYEANVTAMNATKGMLMKALEIGR, encoded by the coding sequence ATGACAGCTTTTCACAGCTTAAATGTTTCAGCATCAGCTTTAACAGCTCAGCGTGTCAGGATGGACGTTGTATCATCTAACTTGGCTAATATAGATACGACAAGAGCTAAGCAGGTAAATGGAGAGTGGGTGCCTTACAGAAGAAAGATGGTTTCTCTTCAGTCAAAAGGTGAATCGTTCTCTTCCATTCTCAATTCTCAAATGAGCGGAAGCGGTAATGCTGGAAACGGTGTAAAGGTTTCTAAAATCACAGAAGATGGTTCGGATTTTAATCTTGTCTACGATCCGACAAACCCTGATGCCAACGCTGAAGGATATGTACAAAAGCCTAATGTTGACCCATTGAAAGAAATGGTTGACCTTGTCAGCAGCACAAGATCATATGAGGCGAATGTCACAGCAATGAATGCCACAAAAGGAATGCTGATGAAGGCGTTAGAAATCGGAAGGTAA
- the flgB gene encoding flagellar basal body rod protein FlgB: MSLFSGTIQNLENALSRANIKQKVITNNIANIDTPNYKAKKVSFQNLLNQESSRLEATKTDYRHVDFSDTDSNYSIVTSADTSYQQNGNNVDVDKEMTELAQNQINYQALVQRMNGKFNSLKTVLTGGK; the protein is encoded by the coding sequence TTGAGCTTATTTTCTGGAACGATACAAAATCTTGAAAATGCCTTGAGCAGAGCGAATATTAAGCAAAAAGTCATAACTAATAATATCGCCAATATAGATACACCGAACTATAAGGCAAAAAAAGTCTCTTTCCAAAATTTATTGAATCAAGAATCCTCGCGTCTTGAAGCGACAAAAACAGACTATCGTCATGTTGATTTTTCTGATACTGATTCGAATTATTCAATTGTAACGAGCGCGGATACATCGTACCAGCAAAACGGAAACAATGTTGATGTCGACAAAGAAATGACAGAATTGGCGCAAAACCAAATCAACTATCAAGCTTTAGTTCAAAGAATGAACGGTAAATTTAATTCGCTGAAGACCGTATTAACAGGAGGGAAATAA
- the codY gene encoding GTP-sensing pleiotropic transcriptional regulator CodY, which produces MALLQKTRIINSMLQAAAGKPVNFKEMAETLRDVIDSNIFVVSRRGKLLGYSINQQIENDRMKKMLEDRQFPEEYTKNLFNVPETSSNLDINSEYTAFPVENRDLFQAGLTTIVPIIGGGERLGTLILSRLQDQFHDDDLILAEYGATVVGMEILREKAEEIEEEARSKAVVQMAISSLSYSELEAIEHIFEELDGNEGLLVASKIADRVGITRSVIVNALRKLESAGVIESRSLGMKGTYIKVLNNKFLIELENLKSH; this is translated from the coding sequence ATGGCTTTATTACAAAAAACAAGAATTATTAACTCCATGCTGCAAGCTGCGGCAGGGAAACCGGTGAACTTCAAGGAAATGGCGGAGACGCTGCGGGACGTAATCGATTCCAATATTTTCGTTGTAAGCCGCAGAGGCAAACTCCTTGGATATTCTATTAACCAGCAAATCGAAAATGATCGTATGAAAAAAATGCTTGAAGATCGTCAATTCCCTGAAGAGTATACAAAAAATCTGTTTAATGTGCCTGAAACATCTTCTAACTTGGATATTAATAGTGAATATACCGCTTTCCCTGTTGAGAACAGAGACCTGTTCCAGGCTGGCTTAACAACAATCGTACCGATCATCGGAGGCGGAGAAAGATTAGGAACGCTCATTCTTTCACGTTTACAGGATCAATTTCATGACGATGATTTAATTCTCGCAGAATACGGTGCAACTGTTGTCGGAATGGAAATCTTGCGAGAAAAAGCAGAAGAAATCGAAGAGGAAGCAAGAAGCAAAGCTGTCGTACAAATGGCCATCAGCTCTCTTTCTTATAGTGAGCTTGAAGCGATTGAGCACATTTTTGAAGAGCTTGACGGAAACGAAGGCCTGCTCGTTGCAAGTAAAATCGCAGACCGCGTCGGCATTACCCGTTCTGTTATTGTTAACGCACTGAGAAAGCTGGAAAGCGCCGGTGTCATCGAGTCAAGATCATTAGGAATGAAAGGGACTTATATTAAAGTCCTTAACAACAAATTCCTAATTGAATTAGAAAATTTAAAATCTCATTAA
- the hslU gene encoding HslU--HslV peptidase ATPase subunit has translation MENKPLTPRQIVDRLDQYIVGQQNAKKAVAVALRNRYRRSLLDEKLKDEVVPKNILMMGPTGVGKTEIARRIAKLSGAPFIKIEATKFTEVGYVGRDVESMVRDLVETSVRLIKEEKINEVKDQAEENANKRIVRLLVPGKKKQSGVKNPFEMFFGGNQPSGEDEAESQEEANIEEKRKRMAHQLALGELEDHYVTVEVEEQQPSMFDMLQGSGMEQMGMNMQDALSGLMPKKKKRRKMTVREARKVLTNEEASKLIDMDEVGQEAVQRAEESGIIFIDEIDKIAKNGGASSSADVSREGVQRDILPIVEGSTVVTKYGSVKTDHVLFIAAGAFHMAKPSDLIPELQGRFPIRVELSKLTVHDFVRILVEPDNALLKQYQALLQTEGISLEFSDEAIHKIAEVAYHVNQDTDNIGARRLHTILERLLEDLSFEAPDVTMEKITITPQYVEDKLGTIAKNKDLSQFIL, from the coding sequence ATGGAAAATAAACCGTTAACACCAAGGCAGATTGTAGATCGGTTAGACCAATATATTGTCGGTCAGCAAAACGCGAAAAAAGCTGTCGCCGTGGCATTAAGAAACCGCTATAGAAGAAGTCTTCTAGATGAAAAATTGAAGGATGAAGTCGTTCCGAAAAACATTTTAATGATGGGGCCTACCGGCGTTGGAAAAACTGAAATTGCCAGACGAATCGCCAAGCTCTCAGGTGCGCCATTTATCAAAATTGAAGCAACAAAATTTACCGAAGTCGGCTATGTAGGCAGAGATGTTGAATCAATGGTCAGAGACCTTGTGGAGACTTCTGTTCGGCTTATAAAAGAAGAAAAAATCAATGAAGTAAAGGATCAGGCTGAAGAGAATGCAAATAAGCGCATTGTACGCCTGCTAGTTCCTGGAAAGAAAAAACAATCTGGCGTTAAAAATCCGTTTGAAATGTTTTTTGGCGGCAACCAGCCAAGTGGCGAAGATGAAGCGGAGAGCCAGGAAGAAGCAAACATTGAAGAAAAAAGAAAGCGCATGGCGCATCAGCTGGCTTTAGGAGAGCTAGAAGACCACTATGTAACAGTAGAAGTCGAAGAACAGCAGCCTTCTATGTTTGACATGCTGCAGGGCTCGGGTATGGAGCAGATGGGCATGAATATGCAGGACGCGCTAAGCGGATTAATGCCAAAGAAGAAGAAACGGCGTAAAATGACAGTCAGAGAAGCGAGAAAAGTCCTGACGAATGAAGAAGCAAGTAAGCTTATCGATATGGATGAAGTCGGCCAGGAAGCTGTTCAGAGAGCAGAAGAGAGCGGAATTATCTTTATCGACGAGATTGATAAAATTGCAAAAAACGGCGGCGCGTCATCCTCTGCCGATGTATCAAGAGAAGGTGTTCAGCGGGATATCCTCCCAATCGTAGAGGGTTCTACCGTTGTCACTAAATACGGTTCGGTGAAAACAGACCATGTGTTATTTATTGCAGCAGGAGCGTTTCATATGGCCAAACCATCTGATTTGATTCCTGAGCTGCAGGGGCGTTTCCCGATTCGTGTAGAACTGAGCAAACTCACGGTTCACGATTTTGTGAGAATTTTAGTGGAGCCGGATAATGCGCTGCTGAAACAATATCAGGCATTATTGCAGACAGAAGGTATATCTCTTGAATTTTCTGACGAAGCTATTCATAAGATTGCTGAAGTAGCGTATCATGTGAACCAGGACACAGACAATATCGGTGCGAGACGCCTTCATACAATACTTGAACGCCTATTAGAAGACCTGTCGTTTGAAGCTCCTGATGTAACAATGGAGAAAATAACAATTACACCGCAGTATGTCGAAGATAAGCTCGGAACGATAGCCAAAAACAAAGATTTAAGTCAATTTATATTGTGA
- the clpQ gene encoding ATP-dependent protease subunit ClpQ: MSSFHATTIFAVQHKGRSAMSGDGQVTFGQAVVMKHTARKVRKLFNGKVLAGFAGSVADAFTLFEKFEAKLEEYNGNLKRAAVELAKEWRSDKVLRKLEAMLIVMNQDTLLLVSGTGEVIEPDDGILAIGSGGNYALAAGRALKKHAGENMSASEIARAALETAGEICVYTNDQIILEELE, encoded by the coding sequence ATGTCATCTTTTCATGCGACCACAATATTTGCCGTGCAGCATAAGGGACGAAGTGCTATGTCCGGAGACGGCCAAGTAACATTCGGTCAGGCTGTTGTCATGAAACACACTGCAAGAAAAGTGAGAAAACTGTTTAACGGCAAGGTTCTTGCTGGGTTTGCGGGATCTGTTGCAGACGCTTTCACTTTATTTGAAAAGTTTGAAGCTAAACTTGAAGAGTATAATGGCAACTTAAAACGAGCCGCTGTTGAGCTTGCAAAGGAATGGCGCAGCGATAAAGTGCTTAGAAAGCTTGAAGCCATGCTAATCGTTATGAACCAGGATACTTTGCTGCTTGTATCGGGAACAGGCGAGGTAATCGAACCAGATGACGGCATTCTCGCGATTGGATCAGGAGGCAATTACGCTTTAGCGGCCGGGAGAGCTTTGAAAAAACATGCCGGTGAAAATATGTCTGCAAGTGAAATTGCCAGAGCCGCGTTAGAAACAGCGGGCGAAATTTGTGTTTACACGAACGATCAAATCATACTGGAAGAACTTGAATAG